A single Pseudoalteromonas phenolica DNA region contains:
- the slmA gene encoding nucleoid occlusion factor SlmA, translated as MPATKRSNRKEQILQSLAQMLETSPGQRITTAKLAAEVGVSEAALYRHFPSKARMFEGLIEFIEDTLLSRINIILDNEKETQGRVYNILLLILAFAEKNPGITRILTGDALQGEQERLRERIQGLFEKLETQFKQVLRERKLREGKAFTTDEAALANFFLAYIEGKMNQFVRSDFKTRPSSQFEAQWQELQKIWLA; from the coding sequence ATGCCAGCGACTAAGCGCAGTAATCGCAAAGAGCAAATACTACAATCTCTCGCACAAATGCTTGAAACGAGCCCTGGTCAACGTATCACAACAGCCAAATTAGCTGCTGAGGTAGGGGTATCTGAAGCGGCTTTATACCGCCACTTTCCAAGCAAAGCACGCATGTTTGAAGGTTTAATTGAATTCATTGAAGACACTCTACTTTCTAGAATCAATATTATTTTGGATAACGAGAAAGAAACCCAAGGTCGTGTTTATAATATCTTACTTCTCATTCTGGCTTTTGCAGAGAAAAACCCTGGGATCACACGTATTTTAACAGGTGATGCACTTCAAGGTGAACAAGAGCGTTTGCGTGAACGTATTCAAGGCCTATTTGAAAAGTTAGAAACCCAGTTCAAACAAGTTCTTCGTGAACGTAAACTTCGAGAAGGTAAAGCCTTTACCACCGACGAAGCTGCATTGGCCAATTTCTTCTTAGCTTATATCGAAGGCAAGATGAATCAGTTTGTTCGCAGTGATTTTAAAACCCGCCCAAGCAGCCAATTCGAAGCACAGTGGCAAGAGTTACAAAAAATCTGGTTGGCTTAA
- the coaBC gene encoding bifunctional phosphopantothenoylcysteine decarboxylase/phosphopantothenate--cysteine ligase CoaBC gives MKQAKNIVLGISGGIAAYKCAELVRRLKERNCNVKVVMTDSAKHFITPLTMQAVSGEPVSDSLLDPSAEAAMGHIEFAKWADLILVAPASSNIIAKMAAGIADDLLTTLLLATPARIAVAPAMNQQMYAHAATQANLNTLAERGVDIWGPGKGEQACGDIGAGRMLEPMELVELCTSDNIEPVLAGKTITITAGPTREALDPVRYISNHSSGKMGYAIAEAALKLGAKVTLISGPVILTPPVGAEVIKVSSALEMRDAALEHAQSSDIFIGCAAVADYRAANVAEQKIKKQGDEITLTMVKNPDIIAEVAALQRNRPYTVGFAAETQDVEKYAKGKLQKKNLNMICANDVSQEGLGFNSDHNALTLFWQDDQRNLGVNSKAELAMSLLKALAEKL, from the coding sequence ATGAAACAGGCAAAAAATATTGTTTTGGGGATCAGTGGCGGTATTGCTGCTTATAAATGTGCTGAATTAGTACGACGCTTAAAAGAGCGTAACTGCAACGTCAAAGTAGTCATGACCGACTCTGCCAAGCACTTTATTACCCCACTGACTATGCAAGCAGTATCTGGAGAACCTGTTTCTGACTCATTACTCGATCCAAGCGCAGAGGCGGCCATGGGCCATATTGAATTTGCCAAATGGGCAGATTTAATCCTCGTAGCCCCGGCTAGCTCAAACATCATCGCAAAAATGGCAGCGGGTATTGCCGACGATTTACTCACTACTTTATTACTTGCCACGCCAGCTAGAATCGCGGTTGCGCCGGCGATGAACCAACAAATGTATGCGCACGCAGCAACACAAGCAAACTTAAATACACTGGCTGAACGAGGTGTAGATATCTGGGGTCCAGGTAAAGGTGAGCAAGCATGTGGTGATATAGGTGCAGGTCGAATGCTAGAGCCAATGGAGCTGGTAGAATTATGTACAAGCGATAACATTGAGCCAGTACTCGCTGGCAAAACCATTACGATTACAGCAGGTCCAACGCGAGAAGCCCTCGACCCTGTTCGTTATATCAGCAATCACAGCTCTGGCAAGATGGGTTATGCCATTGCAGAAGCCGCTCTTAAATTGGGTGCAAAGGTAACCCTTATTTCAGGCCCTGTAATTTTAACGCCACCAGTCGGCGCAGAGGTCATTAAAGTCAGTAGCGCATTAGAGATGCGAGACGCCGCGCTTGAGCATGCGCAATCCTCAGATATTTTTATCGGTTGCGCTGCCGTTGCTGACTATCGTGCCGCGAATGTGGCTGAGCAAAAAATCAAAAAACAAGGCGACGAAATCACCCTAACTATGGTGAAAAATCCTGACATCATTGCCGAAGTTGCCGCCCTTCAAAGAAATCGTCCTTATACAGTAGGTTTTGCCGCTGAAACACAAGATGTTGAAAAATATGCCAAAGGTAAGTTACAGAAGAAAAATCTTAATATGATCTGTGCCAATGATGTCTCTCAAGAAGGACTTGGCTTTAATTCAGATCACAATGCGTTAACATTATTCTGGCAAGATGATCAGCGCAATTTAGGGGTTAATAGTAAAGCTGAGTTAGCAATGTCTCTACTAAAGGCACTTGCCGAAAAGCTATAA
- the radC gene encoding RadC family protein gives MQLSALPKHTLPREKLLKKGPHALSDAELLAIFLRTGIAGMNAIELAESLLTQSRSLQNLFNASLKEFSALKGLGEAKYVQLQAVLELSKRYMREACLRDTVFTSPDAVNDYLCLQLKGLEHEVFMALYLDNQNQLIHDEILFNGTINAASVYPREVVKAALKHNAASLIFAHNHPSGIAEPSEADKLITQKLQKALALVDIHVLDHLIVAGNRCISFAQRGLI, from the coding sequence ATGCAATTGAGTGCATTACCCAAACACACCCTACCGAGAGAAAAGTTACTAAAAAAAGGCCCGCATGCATTGAGTGATGCAGAGCTTTTGGCAATATTTTTAAGAACAGGTATCGCCGGCATGAATGCCATAGAGCTGGCTGAATCACTGTTAACACAAAGTAGGTCATTACAAAACTTGTTTAATGCCAGTCTAAAAGAGTTTTCAGCATTGAAGGGCTTGGGAGAAGCTAAATATGTACAATTACAAGCTGTGCTTGAATTGAGTAAGCGCTATATGCGTGAAGCATGCTTACGCGACACGGTATTTACGTCACCTGATGCGGTAAATGACTATTTGTGCTTGCAGTTAAAAGGGTTAGAACACGAAGTGTTTATGGCGCTGTATTTAGATAACCAGAATCAACTTATTCATGATGAGATCTTATTTAATGGCACTATTAACGCAGCGAGTGTTTATCCTAGGGAAGTAGTCAAAGCGGCATTGAAGCACAATGCGGCGTCATTAATTTTTGCCCATAATCATCCTAGCGGTATTGCTGAGCCAAGCGAAGCTGATAAGTTAATTACCCAAAAATTGCAAAAAGCGCTCGCTTTAGTGGACATTCATGTATTAGATCACCTTATTGTGGCAGGAAATCGCTGCATATCTTTTGCACAGCGAGGCTTGATTTAA
- the rpmB gene encoding 50S ribosomal protein L28, whose protein sequence is MSKVCQVTGKRPVVGNHRSHARNATKRRFLPNLQTHRFWVESEKRFVTLRTTTKGMRIIDKKGIDAVLVDIRARGEKV, encoded by the coding sequence ATGTCTAAAGTCTGTCAAGTTACAGGTAAGCGCCCAGTGGTAGGTAACCACCGTTCACATGCGCGCAACGCTACTAAGCGTCGCTTCCTACCTAACCTACAAACACACCGTTTCTGGGTTGAAAGCGAAAAACGTTTTGTTACTTTACGTACTACTACTAAAGGTATGCGTATTATCGATAAAAAAGGCATCGACGCGGTATTAGTAGATATCCGTGCTCGCGGCGAAAAAGTTTAA
- the rpmG gene encoding 50S ribosomal protein L33: MRDKIRLVSTAGTGYFYTTDKNKRNMPEKMEIKKYDPKVRKHVIFKEAKIK; encoded by the coding sequence ATGCGTGATAAGATCCGTTTAGTTTCAACTGCTGGTACTGGTTATTTCTACACTACCGACAAGAACAAGCGTAACATGCCTGAAAAAATGGAAATCAAAAAGTACGATCCTAAAGTACGTAAGCACGTGATTTTCAAAGAAGCTAAAATCAAGTAA
- the asd gene encoding archaetidylserine decarboxylase (Phosphatidylserine decarboxylase is synthesized as a single chain precursor. Generation of the pyruvoyl active site from a Ser is coupled to cleavage of a Gly-Ser bond between the larger (beta) and smaller (alpha chains). It is an integral membrane protein.), whose translation MDKFKIAMQYAMPKHGISRLVGKLAAAEAGSVTTSLIKAFIKQYKIDMSEALYEDPAHYKTFNEFFTRPLKPGIRPLTEDESIITHPVDGAISQLGDIVDGQLIQAKGHNYSVQDLHGGDKDDADPFMGGKFACIYLAPKDYHRIHMPIDGTLRRMIYVPGDLFSVNPLTARNVPNLFARNERVVAIFDTKVGPLAMTLVGATIVASIETIWSGTVTPPAGRDVMTWNYPVEGDKAIHLKKGDEMGRFKLGSTVILAWGKDQADFLDSEQPETVTRMGTPFATIK comes from the coding sequence ATGGATAAATTTAAAATTGCCATGCAATACGCCATGCCTAAGCATGGGATCTCTCGCCTAGTTGGTAAATTAGCTGCTGCGGAAGCAGGCTCCGTGACAACTTCTTTGATTAAGGCGTTTATCAAGCAGTACAAGATTGATATGAGCGAGGCACTTTACGAAGATCCTGCGCACTATAAAACCTTTAATGAGTTCTTCACTCGCCCATTAAAACCAGGCATTCGTCCATTAACAGAAGATGAGAGCATTATTACTCACCCAGTAGATGGCGCTATCAGCCAATTAGGCGATATTGTTGATGGTCAACTTATTCAAGCTAAAGGCCACAACTACAGCGTGCAAGACTTGCACGGTGGTGATAAAGACGATGCAGACCCGTTTATGGGTGGTAAATTTGCCTGTATTTATTTAGCACCAAAAGACTACCACCGCATCCACATGCCAATTGATGGCACGCTACGTAGAATGATTTATGTGCCGGGCGATCTATTCTCAGTTAATCCACTCACAGCGAGAAACGTGCCGAACTTGTTTGCACGTAACGAACGTGTCGTAGCGATTTTCGATACCAAAGTGGGTCCACTTGCGATGACTTTAGTCGGTGCAACGATTGTGGCAAGCATCGAAACGATTTGGTCGGGTACAGTTACACCACCTGCCGGTCGTGATGTAATGACTTGGAATTACCCAGTTGAAGGCGACAAAGCCATTCACTTAAAGAAAGGCGATGAAATGGGCCGCTTTAAGCTCGGCTCAACGGTCATTTTAGCTTGGGGTAAAGATCAAGCTGACTTCTTAGATAGTGAGCAGCCTGAAACAGTGACTCGCATGGGCACGCCATTCGCAACAATTAAATAA
- the rsgA gene encoding small ribosomal subunit biogenesis GTPase RsgA: MAKQKKLSKGQSRRISANHQKRLRKAKQQHSEQQDTQWQTDNLGPTENAIVISRFGQHADIETIDGEVLRCNIRRTVGGLVCGDEVFFRRAKVSDGDLAGVIEAIEERRSQLTRPDFYDGVKVVAANIDQILMVSAILPEFTPQIIDRYLVACEDMGIEPILVLNKIDLIDDEGLEFINEILDIYRELGYKVHLVSTKTGEGIDALKQVLVGKNNIFVGQSGVGKSTLVNTVLPNADILTKEVSENSGLGQHTTTVSRLHHLPSGGNLIDSPGIREFGLWHLDVERVTWCFKEFREYIGGCRFRDCKHLNDPGCILVEAVEQGKITELRFDSYHRILESMADGRAGARAPRV, translated from the coding sequence ATGGCAAAACAAAAGAAACTCAGTAAAGGCCAATCCCGTCGGATCAGTGCCAACCATCAAAAACGCTTGCGTAAAGCTAAACAACAGCATAGCGAGCAACAAGATACCCAGTGGCAAACCGACAATTTAGGTCCGACTGAAAACGCAATAGTAATAAGCCGTTTCGGCCAACATGCCGATATAGAAACCATCGATGGCGAAGTTTTGCGCTGTAACATTCGCAGAACAGTTGGCGGTCTAGTGTGCGGTGATGAAGTATTCTTTCGTCGTGCCAAAGTCAGTGATGGCGACTTAGCTGGAGTTATCGAAGCCATTGAAGAGCGCCGTTCACAGCTTACCCGTCCTGATTTTTATGATGGCGTTAAAGTTGTTGCAGCGAACATTGACCAAATCTTGATGGTGTCTGCAATTTTACCTGAATTCACCCCACAGATTATCGACCGATATTTAGTGGCTTGTGAAGATATGGGTATCGAGCCTATTTTAGTGCTCAATAAAATCGACTTGATCGATGACGAAGGTCTCGAGTTCATTAACGAAATTTTAGATATTTATCGTGAATTAGGTTACAAAGTTCACCTTGTCAGCACCAAAACCGGCGAAGGTATTGACGCGCTGAAACAAGTATTAGTGGGTAAAAATAACATCTTTGTAGGTCAATCAGGGGTAGGTAAATCTACACTGGTCAATACCGTGCTCCCTAATGCTGATATTCTTACCAAAGAAGTGTCTGAAAATAGCGGCCTAGGTCAACACACCACAACCGTGTCACGATTACACCACTTACCTAGTGGAGGAAACCTGATTGATTCACCGGGGATCCGTGAGTTTGGCCTATGGCACCTAGATGTTGAACGTGTAACTTGGTGCTTTAAAGAATTCCGCGAGTATATAGGCGGCTGTCGTTTTAGAGATTGTAAACACCTTAACGACCCTGGGTGTATTTTGGTAGAAGCCGTTGAGCAGGGTAAAATTACCGAGTTACGTTTTGACAGCTATCACCGTATTCTCGAATCAATGGCTGATGGCCGCGCAGGTGCTCGCGCGCCAAGAGTTTAA
- the orn gene encoding oligoribonuclease translates to MSFNESNLIWLDLEMTGLEPKTDKILEIATVITDGDLNVLAEGPVIAIHQSDELLDNMDEWCTNQHGRSGLTARCKASKFTEDDAIAQTLEFLKEWVPPGSSPMCGNSIGQDRRFLNKYMPELEAYFHYRNLDVSTVKELARRWKPELLGQVKKKSSHLALDDIKDSIMELKVYKEKFFNL, encoded by the coding sequence ATGTCTTTTAATGAATCAAATTTGATCTGGCTAGATCTTGAAATGACGGGCTTAGAGCCTAAAACAGATAAAATCTTAGAAATTGCTACAGTTATTACTGATGGTGATTTAAATGTATTAGCTGAAGGCCCTGTTATTGCTATTCATCAAAGCGATGAGTTGTTAGATAACATGGACGAATGGTGTACCAATCAACACGGTCGTTCAGGTTTGACAGCACGCTGTAAGGCCAGTAAGTTCACTGAAGACGATGCCATTGCACAAACTTTAGAGTTTTTAAAAGAGTGGGTACCACCAGGCAGTTCGCCTATGTGTGGCAATTCAATTGGTCAAGACCGCCGCTTTTTAAATAAGTATATGCCTGAACTTGAGGCTTACTTTCACTATCGCAACCTAGATGTGAGTACAGTGAAAGAGCTAGCTCGTCGTTGGAAACCAGAATTACTAGGTCAAGTTAAAAAGAAAAGCTCACACCTTGCACTAGACGACATAAAAGATTCAATAATGGAATTAAAGGTTTATAAAGAAAAGTTCTTTAATCTTTAA
- the rpsF gene encoding 30S ribosomal protein S6: MRHYEIVFMVHPDQSEQVPGMIERYTGSITEAGGQIHRLEDWGRRQLAYPIEKLHKAHYVLMNVEAPTEVINELETSFRYNDAVLRNLVMRTKNAVTEASPLVKEEKKEAASA; this comes from the coding sequence ATGCGTCATTACGAAATCGTATTCATGGTTCACCCAGATCAAAGTGAGCAAGTACCTGGTATGATCGAGCGTTATACTGGTTCTATCACTGAAGCTGGTGGTCAAATTCACCGTCTAGAAGACTGGGGTCGTCGTCAACTGGCTTACCCAATCGAAAAGCTTCACAAAGCACACTATGTTCTAATGAACGTTGAAGCACCAACTGAAGTAATCAACGAGCTTGAAACTTCTTTCCGCTACAACGATGCAGTGCTACGTAACCTAGTTATGCGTACTAAAAACGCTGTAACTGAAGCGTCTCCTCTTGTTAAAGAAGAGAAAAAAGAAGCAGCTTCTGCTTAA
- the priB gene encoding primosomal replication protein N yields the protein MTQPDLYTNQYVLSGTVCKTPKFSQSPAGIPHCTFVVEHKSMQVEAELNRNSYVRLSVVASGAQLQNQTQHLYVGQAIQVRGFLNRHENRNGLSQLVLHAQHIERIN from the coding sequence GTGACACAGCCAGATCTGTATACAAATCAATATGTGCTCTCGGGTACGGTTTGTAAAACACCCAAATTTAGTCAAAGCCCAGCTGGTATTCCACATTGCACGTTTGTTGTTGAACACAAATCAATGCAAGTCGAAGCCGAACTAAATAGAAATAGTTATGTTCGTCTAAGTGTGGTTGCAAGCGGTGCACAATTACAGAATCAAACACAGCATTTATACGTTGGGCAGGCAATACAAGTACGCGGTTTTTTAAATCGTCACGAAAACCGAAATGGTTTAAGTCAACTTGTTTTACATGCACAACATATTGAAAGAATTAATTGA
- the rpsR gene encoding 30S ribosomal protein S18, with protein MARYFRRRKFCRFKAEGVQQIDYKDLATLKNYVTESGKIVPSRITGTSAKYQRQLATAIKRARYLALLPYTDLHK; from the coding sequence ATGGCACGTTATTTCAGACGTCGTAAGTTCTGCCGTTTCAAAGCGGAAGGCGTACAACAAATCGATTACAAAGATCTAGCTACTCTTAAAAACTATGTAACTGAAAGTGGCAAAATCGTACCTAGCCGTATCACAGGTACTAGCGCTAAATACCAGCGCCAGCTAGCAACAGCTATCAAGCGTGCTCGCTACTTAGCCCTTCTTCCATACACTGACTTACATAAGTAA